One genomic window of Saccopteryx bilineata isolate mSacBil1 chromosome 4, mSacBil1_pri_phased_curated, whole genome shotgun sequence includes the following:
- the HAND1 gene encoding heart- and neural crest derivatives-expressed protein 1 isoform X2: protein MNLVGGYAHHHHHHHPHPAHPVLHEPFIFGPASRCHQERPYFQSWLLSPPDAAPDFPIAGGPPPTAAAASAAYGPDARSCQSPGRLEALSGRLGRRKGSGPKKERKRTESINSAFAELRECIPNVPADTKLSKIKTLRLATSYIAYLMDVLAKDAQAGDPEAFKAEIKKVDGGRESKRKRELQQHEGFPPALGPGEKRIKGRTGWPQQVWALELNQ from the exons ATGAACCTCGTGGGCGGCTACgcgcaccaccaccaccatcaccacccgcACCCCGCGCACCCCGTGCTGCACGAGCCCTTCATCTTCGGCCCAGCCTCGCGCTGTCACCAGGAGCGGCCCTACTTCCAGAGCTGGCTGCTGAGCCCCCCTGACGCTGCTCCGGACTTCCCCATCGCTGGCGGGCCACCGCCCACAGCTGCGGCAGCCTCTGCTGCTTACGGTCCGGACGCCAGGTCCTGCCAGAGTCCGGGGCGCCTGGAAGCCCTGAGCGGCCGACTGGGCCGGCGGAAAGGCTCAGGACCCAAGAAGGAGCGGAAGCGCACGGAGAGTATTAACAGCGCGTTTGCGGAGCTGCGCGAGTGCATTCCCAACGTGCCGGCCGACACCAAGCTCTCCAAGATCAAGACTCTGCGCCTAGCTACCAGCTACATCGCCTACCTGATGGACGTGCTGGCCAAGGACGCACAGGCTGGCGACCCCGAGGCCTTCAAGGCCGAAATCAAGAAGGTGGACGGCGGCCGTGAGAGCAAACGGAAAAGGGAGCTG cagcagcacgaaGGCTTTCCTCCTGCCCTGGGCCCAGGCGAGAAGAGGATTAAAGGGCGCACAGGCTGGCCACAGCAAGTGTGGGCGCTGGAGTTAAACCAGTGA
- the HAND1 gene encoding heart- and neural crest derivatives-expressed protein 1 isoform X1 produces MNLVGGYAHHHHHHHPHPAHPVLHEPFIFGPASRCHQERPYFQSWLLSPPDAAPDFPIAGGPPPTAAAASAAYGPDARSCQSPGRLEALSGRLGRRKGSGPKKERKRTESINSAFAELRECIPNVPADTKLSKIKTLRLATSYIAYLMDVLAKDAQAGDPEAFKAEIKKVDGGRESKRKRELQQQHEGFPPALGPGEKRIKGRTGWPQQVWALELNQ; encoded by the exons ATGAACCTCGTGGGCGGCTACgcgcaccaccaccaccatcaccacccgcACCCCGCGCACCCCGTGCTGCACGAGCCCTTCATCTTCGGCCCAGCCTCGCGCTGTCACCAGGAGCGGCCCTACTTCCAGAGCTGGCTGCTGAGCCCCCCTGACGCTGCTCCGGACTTCCCCATCGCTGGCGGGCCACCGCCCACAGCTGCGGCAGCCTCTGCTGCTTACGGTCCGGACGCCAGGTCCTGCCAGAGTCCGGGGCGCCTGGAAGCCCTGAGCGGCCGACTGGGCCGGCGGAAAGGCTCAGGACCCAAGAAGGAGCGGAAGCGCACGGAGAGTATTAACAGCGCGTTTGCGGAGCTGCGCGAGTGCATTCCCAACGTGCCGGCCGACACCAAGCTCTCCAAGATCAAGACTCTGCGCCTAGCTACCAGCTACATCGCCTACCTGATGGACGTGCTGGCCAAGGACGCACAGGCTGGCGACCCCGAGGCCTTCAAGGCCGAAATCAAGAAGGTGGACGGCGGCCGTGAGAGCAAACGGAAAAGGGAGCTG cagcagcagcacgaaGGCTTTCCTCCTGCCCTGGGCCCAGGCGAGAAGAGGATTAAAGGGCGCACAGGCTGGCCACAGCAAGTGTGGGCGCTGGAGTTAAACCAGTGA